A stretch of Synechococcus sp. WH 8020 DNA encodes these proteins:
- a CDS encoding HupE/UreJ family protein produces MTSKRIIRLFRGLGVFAVAGLLLATAGPAVAHHPFAMPEGGEINALQGLLSGIGHPLLGPDHLLFLLAIGFIGLRRPMAWILPLLAFALGGAVLMQLFPLPTSLEPAGEALVSLSLLVEGLIALNFIPAGLLLPVIGLHGYLLGGAIVGAESTPLLTYFLGLLIAQGALLLAVSLGSKRLLNALGDQGKRVAAGIWIGVGGAFAWAALVA; encoded by the coding sequence TTGACGTCCAAACGAATCATCAGACTCTTTCGCGGTCTCGGAGTTTTTGCTGTAGCTGGGTTGTTACTCGCGACGGCTGGGCCCGCTGTTGCCCACCACCCCTTCGCGATGCCGGAAGGAGGTGAAATCAATGCGCTGCAGGGATTGCTCAGTGGAATTGGCCACCCCCTGCTCGGCCCTGACCATCTCCTCTTTCTGCTGGCAATTGGATTTATCGGACTTAGGCGCCCAATGGCTTGGATTCTTCCCCTTTTGGCATTCGCCCTTGGAGGCGCGGTCTTGATGCAACTCTTTCCCCTTCCCACCAGTCTTGAGCCTGCTGGTGAGGCGCTCGTCTCACTGAGTTTGCTGGTTGAGGGTTTGATCGCTCTCAATTTCATTCCTGCAGGACTTTTACTGCCGGTGATTGGATTGCATGGGTATCTGCTAGGTGGGGCGATTGTTGGAGCTGAATCCACGCCTCTCCTCACTTACTTCTTAGGCCTTTTGATTGCCCAAGGCGCCTTGCTTCTAGCTGTCAGCCTTGGCTCGAAGCGATTGTTGAATGCTCTTGGCGACCAGGGCAAGCGTGTTGCTGCAGGGATTTGGATCGGTGTTGGCGGAGCTTTCGCTTGGGCTGCACTGGTGGCTTAA
- a CDS encoding c-type cytochrome — protein sequence MRFLLSVAFALVLVLSMPLRAMASDTVRGGQIFTTNCAACHAGGGNIVKSERTLRQDDLEAFLPNYITGHETGIVAQVTYGRNAMPAFLDVLSENEIADVAAYVEDQASHGWS from the coding sequence ATGCGTTTTTTGCTCTCCGTTGCTTTTGCTTTGGTGCTGGTCTTGAGCATGCCCCTGCGTGCAATGGCGTCTGACACGGTGAGGGGTGGTCAGATTTTCACTACCAATTGCGCCGCATGCCATGCCGGCGGTGGAAATATTGTGAAGAGTGAGAGGACTTTGCGGCAGGACGACCTTGAGGCCTTTCTCCCCAACTACATCACCGGTCATGAGACTGGAATTGTGGCTCAAGTGACCTATGGGCGTAATGCAATGCCTGCATTCTTGGATGTGCTGAGTGAAAATGAAATTGCGGATGTTGCGGCCTACGTGGAAGATCAAGCCAGCCATGGCTGGAGTTAG
- a CDS encoding permease codes for MTRFATGWAIFQGLLIEALPFLLLGVSIAGLARWLVPQSTWIKRSPRHPLLAPVVGALLGFALPACECGNVPVARRLLASGAPLGTGFGFLFAAPVLNPIVLASTWAAFPDQTWLLWGRPMGAFLIAIGLSALLGLLPESSLLASALLEERRLSQPLSRVGLLERRSGLVGVNINDSEPRLEAVPLRPAELLQHSTREFLSLLTLLVLGCALAAAVQTWLPRSWLLALGSGPTVSVLALMLLALVVSVCSSVDAFLALGFAAQVTPGALLAFLLLGPVVDLKLAGLFTVLLSTRAIAITAVAASLLVLLIGQWVNLVLL; via the coding sequence ATGACACGTTTCGCCACTGGCTGGGCCATTTTTCAAGGTCTGTTAATCGAAGCGCTTCCTTTCTTACTTCTGGGCGTTTCGATTGCTGGTTTGGCGAGATGGCTTGTCCCCCAGTCAACATGGATCAAGCGTTCGCCACGCCATCCCCTGCTTGCTCCAGTGGTTGGAGCCTTGCTCGGTTTCGCGTTGCCCGCCTGTGAATGTGGGAACGTTCCAGTTGCCAGACGTCTGCTTGCTAGCGGAGCACCGTTGGGCACCGGTTTTGGTTTTTTGTTCGCAGCGCCAGTTCTCAATCCAATTGTCTTAGCCAGTACTTGGGCTGCTTTCCCTGATCAGACCTGGTTGCTTTGGGGGAGACCCATGGGTGCTTTTCTGATTGCCATCGGGCTCAGTGCTCTTTTGGGGTTGCTGCCTGAATCCAGCTTGTTGGCGTCTGCCTTGCTCGAGGAGCGAAGACTGAGCCAACCCCTCTCGCGTGTGGGACTGCTTGAACGTCGAAGTGGGCTGGTTGGAGTGAACATCAATGATTCTGAACCTCGGCTGGAAGCGGTTCCGCTTCGCCCTGCGGAGCTGCTGCAACACAGCACGCGTGAATTTTTGAGCCTGCTCACCTTGCTGGTGTTGGGTTGTGCTCTCGCTGCTGCGGTTCAAACTTGGTTGCCGCGCAGTTGGTTGTTGGCTTTGGGTTCAGGCCCAACCGTTTCGGTGCTAGCTCTCATGCTTCTGGCACTGGTGGTTTCGGTCTGTTCCAGCGTTGATGCATTTCTTGCCCTTGGCTTTGCCGCCCAGGTCACGCCTGGAGCCTTGTTGGCCTTTCTGCTTCTCGGTCCAGTGGTCGACCTCAAGCTTGCTGGCTTGTTCACTGTGCTTCTTTCAACGCGAGCCATTGCCATCACCGCAGTTGCAGCCTCGTTGCTCGTTTTATTGATCGGCCAGTGGGTCAATCTTGTGCTGTTGTAA
- a CDS encoding metal ABC transporter substrate-binding protein, protein MRQVTTLAVALPLVVACSKQGDLTDKTSTASDDRPVVLTTFTILADMARQVAGDRLQVKSITKPGAEIHGYEPSPKDLEQASGADLIVENGLGLELWARRFVQSAGDVPTVTLTQGMQPLLIEGDVYAGKPNPHAWMSPLRAQGYVDQLVDAFSDLDPEGSQIYRDNGKRYKLQLENLDTELRNLLAAIPKKQRVLVSCEGAFSYLAQDYGFEEAYLWPVNAESQITPRRMARLIERVKRDQVPAVFCETTVSDKAQREVARASGARFGGSFYVDSLSKRNGPAPTLLDLQRHNVKLLRQGLAASAEKSS, encoded by the coding sequence CTGCGGCAGGTGACAACTCTTGCCGTCGCCTTGCCTTTAGTTGTTGCATGCTCAAAACAAGGTGATTTAACTGATAAAACCAGCACCGCTTCTGATGATCGTCCAGTCGTTTTGACAACATTTACGATCCTTGCTGATATGGCTCGTCAGGTGGCTGGTGATCGTTTGCAGGTGAAATCGATTACCAAACCGGGTGCAGAAATTCATGGTTATGAGCCTTCTCCTAAGGACTTAGAACAAGCATCAGGAGCAGATTTAATCGTTGAAAATGGGTTGGGATTAGAACTTTGGGCCCGTCGCTTTGTTCAATCAGCTGGAGATGTGCCCACTGTCACTCTCACCCAGGGGATGCAGCCATTGCTCATTGAGGGTGATGTCTATGCCGGTAAGCCCAATCCCCATGCCTGGATGTCACCTTTACGGGCTCAGGGATATGTTGATCAACTCGTCGATGCCTTTTCTGATCTTGATCCAGAGGGATCCCAGATCTATCGAGACAATGGCAAACGCTACAAGCTCCAATTGGAAAACTTGGATACCGAGTTACGAAACCTCCTCGCTGCTATTCCCAAAAAACAGCGGGTTTTGGTCAGCTGTGAAGGTGCATTTTCTTATTTAGCTCAAGATTATGGATTTGAGGAGGCTTATTTGTGGCCTGTTAATGCTGAAAGCCAGATCACTCCGAGACGAATGGCTAGGTTGATCGAGCGTGTGAAGAGAGATCAAGTTCCTGCGGTGTTTTGTGAAACCACCGTGAGTGATAAAGCCCAACGAGAGGTGGCTCGTGCTTCAGGCGCTCGCTTTGGTGGCAGCTTCTATGTGGACTCTCTATCAAAACGCAACGGTCCTGCGCCAACTCTGCTCGACCTTCAACGCCACAATGTGAAACTTCTTAGGCAGGGGTTGGCTGCTTCCGCCGAAAAGTCCTCATGA
- a CDS encoding metal ABC transporter substrate-binding protein, producing MPLPASLPLASLLLAASNVATPTVVAADGILCDLTRTLVGDQAKVICLIKPGSDPHTLALRPADRQNLAKAKIVLLNGYNLTPALNKIRTPGNVVKVGNIAVPNNSLKDPHIWHDPANVIAMANTVASSLKPLFDVNGETQIDQRRAKADRVLASLGGWIGQQVATVPEQQRVLVTGHRAFSFLANRYGVRELPVLDDYTTGGTLRPSSLSAISKSIKASGSKAIFPESLPPSKTMRRISRSSGVPIAKQSLFADGQAPGKSLVQTATSNVCIFVVAQGGSCNEAAASRLQKQWSSIR from the coding sequence GTGCCCCTGCCCGCGTCCTTACCGTTGGCAAGTCTCCTGCTTGCGGCTTCCAATGTGGCGACTCCAACCGTGGTGGCCGCCGATGGGATCCTTTGCGATCTCACGCGCACCTTGGTGGGGGACCAAGCAAAAGTGATCTGTTTGATCAAACCAGGGTCAGATCCCCACACCTTGGCGTTGCGTCCAGCTGATCGTCAAAATCTTGCGAAAGCTAAAATTGTGCTTTTGAACGGGTACAACCTCACGCCGGCGTTAAATAAAATCAGAACCCCTGGGAATGTTGTCAAAGTTGGAAATATTGCTGTCCCCAACAACTCTTTAAAAGATCCCCATATTTGGCATGATCCAGCCAATGTGATTGCCATGGCTAATACCGTGGCATCGAGTTTGAAACCGCTGTTTGATGTCAATGGTGAGACTCAGATTGATCAGCGTCGCGCGAAGGCCGATCGCGTTCTTGCCTCTCTTGGGGGATGGATTGGTCAACAGGTCGCAACTGTTCCAGAACAGCAGCGCGTCCTTGTGACCGGTCATCGAGCTTTTTCTTTCTTGGCTAACCGTTACGGCGTTCGTGAGCTTCCCGTTCTGGATGACTACACCACGGGTGGGACGTTGCGACCCTCCAGCTTGTCAGCGATTAGCAAGTCGATCAAAGCATCTGGAAGCAAGGCCATTTTCCCTGAGTCACTTCCTCCCTCTAAAACGATGCGACGGATTAGTCGTAGCAGCGGGGTTCCAATAGCAAAGCAATCTCTTTTTGCTGATGGTCAAGCCCCAGGGAAAAGTTTGGTGCAAACAGCTACGAGCAATGTTTGTATTTTTGTAGTGGCTCAAGGTGGTAGTTGTAATGAAGCCGCTGCTAGCAGATTGCAAAAGCAATGGTCCTCTATTAGATAA
- a CDS encoding metal ABC transporter permease, with protein sequence MVRALLISATVGGVCGLLSCYMTLKGWALMGDAVSHSVLPGVILAYAIGLPFSVGAFVFGVGSVAMIGFVKQKSRIKEDTVIGLVFTGFFALGLVLVSKTRSNIDLTHILFGNVLGISIADIQQTLLISGLVTAVLLLLRRDLLLFCFDPTHARSIGINTGVLHYLLLSVLSLAAVAGLQTVGIILVVAMLVTPGATAYLLTDRFDRMSWLAIGSSILSSLLGVYTSYWTDSSPAGCIVLVQTGLFVMAFLFAPKHGILRHRFASSMPISRLPNP encoded by the coding sequence ATGGTGCGGGCTCTGTTGATCAGTGCGACCGTTGGTGGTGTTTGTGGTCTCCTTTCTTGCTACATGACCCTCAAAGGCTGGGCGCTGATGGGTGATGCGGTTTCTCATTCAGTGTTGCCAGGGGTCATCCTGGCCTATGCCATAGGACTGCCTTTTTCGGTTGGGGCCTTTGTCTTCGGTGTGGGATCAGTTGCCATGATTGGCTTCGTCAAGCAGAAATCCCGAATCAAGGAAGATACGGTGATAGGCCTTGTTTTTACTGGTTTCTTCGCTTTAGGACTGGTGCTGGTCTCGAAGACGCGGAGCAATATTGATCTTACTCATATTCTTTTTGGCAATGTGCTTGGTATTTCTATTGCTGATATTCAACAAACGCTACTCATTTCAGGTCTTGTAACGGCTGTTCTTTTGTTATTGCGTCGTGATCTGTTGTTGTTTTGTTTTGACCCGACGCATGCACGTTCGATTGGAATCAACACCGGTGTTCTCCATTACCTGCTGCTCTCCGTGCTCTCTCTTGCTGCGGTTGCTGGTTTACAAACAGTAGGCATCATTTTGGTGGTTGCCATGCTGGTCACTCCTGGGGCTACTGCTTATCTACTAACAGATCGCTTTGATCGAATGAGTTGGTTGGCGATTGGCAGCAGCATTCTTTCCAGTCTTCTTGGTGTGTACACAAGTTATTGGACTGATAGCTCCCCAGCTGGTTGCATCGTTCTTGTACAGACAGGTTTATTTGTGATGGCGTTCCTCTTTGCTCCTAAGCATGGGATTTTGCGCCATCGATTTGCATCGTCGATGCCAATCTCAAGATTGCCCAATCCATAA
- a CDS encoding metal ABC transporter permease, with product MDEIVFWLLPLLMALLVGILCPVTGTLLVTQRRVLQANLISHAVLPGLALSVAFGFDPAVGGVISGILGSLLAERLQRSSKLNEEAVINTVLAGFLGLGVLLIPLLSLRLDLEALLFGDLLTVGWLDVGRVMFACLAVALLLGTRYRQLVYLGVDPEGAAAAGLPVRGLRLALSAVTAVVIVSAMAAVGVILVIGLLCAPVLPGLRRVRSLRAAMVQAAVVGLALSGGGFLLALPLNLPPGPLIGVACVVLLCPLAWRKT from the coding sequence GTGGATGAGATCGTTTTTTGGTTGTTGCCTCTGTTGATGGCACTTTTGGTGGGGATTTTGTGTCCTGTCACAGGGACTCTCTTAGTCACCCAGCGCCGCGTTCTTCAGGCCAACCTCATTTCCCATGCCGTGCTTCCAGGATTGGCATTATCGGTGGCCTTTGGTTTTGACCCAGCAGTGGGGGGCGTGATCAGCGGCATTCTTGGTTCTCTATTGGCGGAACGATTGCAGCGAAGCTCGAAGCTGAATGAGGAAGCTGTCATCAATACCGTGCTCGCTGGTTTTCTTGGGCTCGGAGTCTTGCTCATCCCCTTGCTGAGTTTGCGCCTGGACCTCGAGGCCTTGCTGTTTGGTGACTTGCTCACGGTGGGTTGGCTCGACGTGGGTCGGGTGATGTTTGCTTGCCTTGCTGTGGCTTTGCTTCTTGGTACTCGCTATCGGCAGCTTGTCTATTTGGGCGTTGATCCAGAGGGTGCGGCGGCGGCGGGATTACCAGTGCGAGGTCTACGGCTTGCCCTATCTGCGGTAACGGCTGTGGTGATTGTTAGTGCAATGGCAGCAGTGGGAGTGATTTTGGTGATTGGTTTGCTGTGTGCTCCCGTTCTTCCAGGGCTTCGTCGGGTGAGAAGTCTTCGAGCGGCGATGGTCCAGGCAGCTGTGGTGGGTTTGGCCCTGAGTGGCGGAGGTTTCCTTTTGGCCTTGCCTCTTAATCTCCCGCCAGGACCGTTAATCGGCGTGGCGTGCGTTGTCTTGCTTTGCCCATTGGCCTGGAGAAAGACCTAG
- a CDS encoding metal ABC transporter ATP-binding protein: MNFIRSVDRLSQLDGSILKEPVLRAEGVDVQYGDRVVLENVSLKLHSGTLTALVGANGAGKSTLLHVLQGQLHPSSGSVYCDGDPIETCRERVVLMPQRSRIDWSFPISVRDLVDLGLMNSRSFGCCDREAALQRVGIADLANRRLDALSGGQQQRALLARSLVQPSRMLLLDEPCAAIDPPSRDQLLLLMRQLADTGHTLLVSSHDWGEALDSYDRVIVVDRRVLADGPPAEVRRALKGLVNPGNHHCG; this comes from the coding sequence ATGAATTTCATCAGGTCCGTCGATAGGTTGAGCCAACTTGACGGTTCGATCTTGAAAGAGCCAGTCCTGAGAGCAGAGGGTGTCGATGTGCAGTACGGCGATCGCGTCGTGCTTGAAAACGTCTCACTGAAGCTGCATTCAGGCACATTGACGGCGCTTGTTGGTGCGAATGGAGCCGGTAAATCCACACTTCTGCATGTACTTCAGGGGCAACTGCATCCTTCAAGTGGCTCGGTTTACTGCGATGGGGATCCGATCGAGACATGTCGTGAACGGGTGGTGTTGATGCCTCAGCGCAGTCGGATTGATTGGTCGTTCCCCATCAGCGTGCGTGATCTTGTTGATCTTGGCTTGATGAATAGCCGCTCTTTTGGATGTTGCGATCGGGAGGCAGCATTGCAACGTGTTGGGATTGCTGATCTTGCGAACAGACGCCTTGATGCTCTTTCGGGTGGACAACAGCAACGTGCATTGCTGGCCCGTTCGCTTGTTCAACCCTCTCGCATGCTTCTTCTCGATGAACCCTGTGCGGCGATCGATCCTCCTTCCAGGGATCAGCTTTTACTGCTGATGCGGCAGTTGGCTGATACCGGGCATACCTTGCTGGTGAGCAGTCATGACTGGGGGGAGGCGCTTGATTCCTACGACCGCGTCATCGTGGTTGATCGGCGGGTTCTTGCGGATGGCCCTCCTGCTGAGGTGAGACGCGCTCTCAAAGGTTTGGTCAATCCGGGAAATCATCACTGTGGATGA
- a CDS encoding 2TM domain-containing protein — translation MTRSSDTFDYDHDSRHLAISRLSRKRAYRHQVINYLWVNGLLIVVWSLTGFGFFWPIYPLFGWGIALLIQGWKITHPHRHSFSEAEINREIERL, via the coding sequence ATGACTAGATCTTCAGATACGTTTGATTACGATCATGACTCTCGTCATCTAGCTATTAGCCGTCTCAGCCGCAAGAGGGCCTATCGCCATCAGGTGATCAATTACCTCTGGGTCAATGGTCTTTTGATTGTGGTGTGGTCTTTAACTGGATTTGGATTTTTCTGGCCGATCTACCCTCTCTTCGGCTGGGGGATCGCACTCTTGATTCAAGGCTGGAAAATCACTCATCCCCATCGTCACTCGTTTAGTGAAGCGGAGATCAATCGAGAGATCGAGAGACTCTGA
- a CDS encoding DUF2256 domain-containing protein, giving the protein MVPPLDRPTKICVVCGRPFQWRRKWKDVWGEVRYCSERCRRRRGSGGAKSSS; this is encoded by the coding sequence ATGGTGCCACCACTGGATCGCCCCACAAAAATATGCGTTGTTTGTGGTCGCCCTTTCCAATGGCGTCGCAAATGGAAGGACGTTTGGGGGGAGGTTCGTTACTGCTCAGAGCGCTGTAGACGCCGACGAGGGTCTGGTGGAGCAAAATCATCTTCATAA
- a CDS encoding TIGR03943 family putative permease subunit, whose amino-acid sequence MARLNRIRQTRYLPPLVLLLWGWVLVWSTVSARLDLLLNALFHPVVAIAGFVLMVLGAVQLRFASRLKTPLAPLSWLISIAVACLVLLFPPSPSFSDLAANRSENLPEAPRLSFFLPPEQRTLTEWVRLLRSQPDPNLHAGDPVRISGFVLQRRGSQPQLARLTVRCCLADATPAGLPIDWPATADPKPDEWLAIEGTMTTKMRDGLLINVVKPSTITAIPRPERPLEP is encoded by the coding sequence ATGGCACGTCTGAACCGAATTCGACAAACGCGATATCTTCCCCCCCTTGTTTTGTTGCTTTGGGGATGGGTCTTGGTCTGGAGCACTGTGTCCGCTCGTTTGGATCTGCTTCTCAATGCGTTGTTCCACCCGGTGGTTGCGATTGCTGGATTTGTTCTGATGGTGCTCGGTGCTGTTCAGCTGCGCTTTGCTTCACGCTTGAAAACTCCGTTAGCGCCTCTGAGTTGGCTGATTTCGATCGCGGTGGCCTGTTTGGTTTTGTTGTTTCCCCCATCACCTTCCTTCAGTGATTTGGCAGCGAATCGCAGTGAAAATTTGCCTGAGGCGCCGCGATTGAGTTTTTTCCTTCCGCCAGAACAACGCACGTTGACGGAATGGGTGCGGTTGTTGCGCAGTCAACCCGACCCCAATTTGCATGCAGGAGATCCCGTGCGGATTAGTGGCTTTGTGCTTCAACGACGAGGGAGTCAACCCCAGCTCGCCCGCCTCACGGTGCGGTGCTGTCTGGCTGATGCAACTCCTGCTGGTCTTCCAATTGACTGGCCTGCAACCGCGGATCCGAAGCCGGATGAATGGCTGGCGATCGAGGGAACGATGACGACAAAGATGAGGGATGGACTGCTCATCAATGTGGTGAAGCCCAGCACAATTACAGCCATCCCCCGACCTGAGCGGCCTCTGGAACCATGA
- a CDS encoding DUF3721 domain-containing protein, which produces MHQNQRVAIKPEMRLTPSAGLLLSLLALTTPAIAHHEIGSDHSRTLLSMGKDPSPAKPGTEPIKAMYDTKAEAEEAATLFNCKGAHQMGAKWMPCNTHNHGSSAGH; this is translated from the coding sequence ATGCATCAAAATCAGAGAGTTGCAATCAAACCTGAGATGCGTCTCACCCCATCCGCTGGACTGCTCTTGAGCTTGCTGGCTTTGACGACTCCGGCAATTGCTCATCACGAGATCGGTTCTGACCACAGCAGAACGTTGCTTTCGATGGGGAAGGATCCCTCCCCAGCGAAACCTGGTACTGAGCCCATCAAAGCGATGTATGACACGAAGGCGGAAGCCGAGGAGGCCGCAACTTTGTTCAACTGCAAGGGGGCCCATCAGATGGGGGCCAAATGGATGCCTTGCAACACTCATAACCACGGTTCCAGTGCAGGACACTGA
- a CDS encoding c-type cytochrome, protein MMPSFAFAADVAHGEQVFSANCAACHMGGGNVVNGQRTLKQDDLKAYLTDYNDGHESAIVYQVTNGKNGMPAFGSKLGSDDISDVAAYVESQSVKGWS, encoded by the coding sequence ATGATGCCTTCCTTTGCCTTTGCTGCAGATGTTGCCCATGGAGAGCAGGTGTTTTCTGCCAATTGCGCTGCATGCCATATGGGTGGAGGGAATGTGGTGAATGGCCAGCGCACTTTGAAGCAGGATGACCTGAAGGCCTACTTGACTGATTACAACGATGGTCATGAGTCGGCCATCGTTTACCAAGTCACCAACGGTAAAAACGGTATGCCCGCCTTTGGCTCCAAACTTGGAAGCGACGATATCAGTGATGTTGCCGCTTATGTTGAATCTCAATCGGTGAAAGGCTGGTCTTGA
- a CDS encoding metal ABC transporter ATP-binding protein has product MRIEADQICVDYNGTVALYDASLHLPSGCICGLVGMNGSGKSTLFKALTGFIRPSRGHIKINGRSVSRAQRDQAVAYVPQNEGIDCDFPISVWDVVMMGRYGAMNVLRIPRQSDRVAVRHALERVELLDLRDRPIAALSGGQRKRTFLARAIAQRASVLLLDEPFNGVDVRTEKLMAELFFQLRKEGRTILISTHDLSHVRDFCDLTVLINKTVLAYGETSEVFTPENLSLAFGGLPPDLLTGNSSSEDV; this is encoded by the coding sequence ATGCGGATCGAGGCAGATCAGATCTGTGTTGACTACAACGGCACAGTTGCTCTCTACGACGCTTCTCTTCATCTGCCTTCGGGATGTATCTGTGGATTGGTAGGGATGAATGGGTCTGGTAAATCGACCCTTTTCAAGGCCCTCACTGGCTTTATTCGTCCCTCGCGTGGACACATCAAAATCAACGGACGCAGTGTGTCTAGGGCTCAGCGAGATCAAGCTGTTGCCTACGTCCCCCAGAACGAAGGGATCGATTGCGATTTTCCGATCTCTGTTTGGGATGTGGTGATGATGGGCCGCTATGGAGCCATGAATGTGCTGCGGATCCCACGGCAGTCAGACAGGGTTGCGGTTCGACATGCCCTTGAGCGCGTTGAGCTTCTTGATCTAAGGGATCGTCCGATCGCTGCTCTCTCCGGTGGCCAACGTAAACGGACCTTTTTGGCAAGAGCCATTGCACAGCGCGCATCGGTGTTGTTGTTGGACGAACCCTTCAATGGCGTGGACGTTCGTACCGAGAAGTTGATGGCAGAGCTCTTTTTCCAGTTGCGTAAGGAAGGACGCACCATTTTGATTTCAACGCATGATCTCAGTCATGTCAGAGACTTTTGCGATCTAACAGTTCTAATCAATAAAACGGTCTTGGCTTACGGTGAAACGTCAGAGGTGTTTACTCCAGAAAATCTTTCTTTGGCCTTTGGGGGCCTCCCTCCGGATTTGTTGACCGGAAATAGTTCCTCGGAGGACGTTTGA